From the genome of Haloferax mediterranei ATCC 33500, one region includes:
- a CDS encoding winged helix-turn-helix domain-containing protein: MKTVNKSKEEVPWDDIGFVISSRYRISVLNRLSEGPATPTQIASDSESAVAHVSRALQELRDRSLVELLVPEQRRKGRVYGITDDAEGLWRIIKAQQMV; this comes from the coding sequence GTGAAAACAGTCAACAAATCGAAAGAAGAGGTCCCCTGGGACGACATCGGTTTCGTCATCAGTTCGCGATACCGAATTTCCGTCCTCAACAGGCTTTCCGAGGGACCCGCAACACCGACACAAATCGCATCGGACTCGGAAAGTGCCGTCGCACACGTCTCGCGGGCGCTTCAGGAACTGCGAGACCGCTCGCTCGTCGAACTATTGGTCCCGGAACAACGACGAAAAGGCCGAGTGTACGGCATCACCGACGATGCGGAGGGTCTCTGGCGAATTATCAAGGCCCAACAGATGGTGTGA
- the surE gene encoding 5'/3'-nucleotidase SurE, which yields MSDSATSLRILLTNDDGIDAPGIAAMREELTAIGEVTVVAPAENQSGVGRARNELAVRRDHPWGYALEGTPADCVAYGLRGLDTDFDIVVSGINDGPNAGNYVVGRSGTVGAGIESAFLGTPAVAVSSYHARDFFCHPPEEYDFSRPARIARAVTERVYGTGIFDEVDLLNVNAPIDVPSPRMRVTRPHADYDQQVEHHHDSEAVPDGDREHDIGDDEVYVRLQDISWPDAVGYENPFPLGDEHSERYPVGSDRRAMVDGEVSISPLAVHHGHTNDPKLASVVESLSEQVE from the coding sequence ATGAGTGACTCCGCGACTTCGCTTCGTATCCTCCTCACCAACGACGACGGTATCGACGCGCCCGGCATCGCAGCGATGCGCGAAGAACTCACCGCCATCGGTGAGGTAACCGTCGTTGCACCCGCCGAAAACCAAAGTGGCGTCGGTCGCGCCCGGAACGAACTCGCCGTCCGCCGGGACCATCCGTGGGGCTACGCCCTCGAAGGAACACCCGCGGACTGCGTGGCGTACGGGCTTCGCGGTCTCGATACCGACTTCGATATCGTTGTCTCCGGTATCAACGACGGCCCGAACGCCGGGAACTACGTCGTCGGGCGGTCGGGGACGGTCGGCGCAGGTATCGAATCCGCCTTCCTCGGGACCCCTGCTGTCGCTGTCTCCAGCTATCACGCACGGGATTTCTTCTGCCACCCGCCGGAGGAGTACGACTTCTCTCGACCGGCCCGAATCGCCCGCGCCGTGACTGAACGCGTCTACGGGACCGGCATCTTCGACGAGGTCGACCTTCTGAACGTCAACGCGCCAATCGACGTGCCGAGTCCGCGTATGCGAGTGACGCGACCCCACGCCGACTACGACCAACAGGTCGAACACCACCACGACTCCGAGGCGGTTCCGGACGGCGACCGGGAACACGATATCGGTGACGACGAAGTCTACGTTCGCCTCCAAGACATTTCGTGGCCGGACGCCGTCGGTTACGAGAACCCCTTCCCGCTGGGAGACGAGCACAGCGAGCGCTACCCCGTCGGCAGCGACCGTCGTGCGATGGTCGACGGCGAGGTGAGCATCTCTCCCCTCGCGGTTCACCACGGTCACACGAACGACCCGAAGCTCGCGAGCGTCGTCGAGAGCCTATCCGAACAGGTGGAGTGA
- a CDS encoding CBS domain-containing protein, giving the protein MEDVFVARLMSTTLHTVSPDTLVEDAAQLMLDNNISSVIVVDGENHLEGILTTTDFVHIVAKSQPKAETTVSRYMTTDVVTADAQDSIVAVAESLTEHGFHHMPVVDEAEGVIGIITTSDLAAYLSQSEQLVSS; this is encoded by the coding sequence ATGGAAGATGTGTTTGTCGCGAGACTCATGTCCACGACCCTCCACACGGTCAGTCCCGACACGCTCGTCGAGGACGCGGCGCAGTTGATGTTGGACAATAACATCAGCTCTGTCATCGTCGTGGATGGAGAGAACCACCTCGAAGGAATTCTGACGACGACGGACTTTGTTCATATCGTCGCAAAGAGTCAGCCAAAGGCGGAGACGACCGTCTCGCGGTACATGACTACTGATGTTGTTACCGCAGACGCGCAGGACTCTATCGTTGCAGTTGCTGAGTCATTGACCGAACACGGGTTCCACCACATGCCCGTAGTTGACGAGGCAGAAGGCGTAATCGGCATCATCACTACCTCCGACCTCGCCGCGTACCTCTCTCAGTCCGAACAGTTGGTGTCCTCGTAA
- the msrA gene encoding peptide-methionine (S)-S-oxide reductase MsrA, translating to MGSTQTATFGGGCFWCVEAAFKELDGISEVTSGYAGGEVESPTYEQVCSGNTGHAEVVQIEYDPAIVGYDELLEVFFAVHDPTQLNRQGPDVGTQYRSIVLTHDEDQKRQAAAYIEVLDEEYDDEVVTELAPLETFYEAEQYHQDYFEKNPNDAYCQFHASPKVEKVREKFAEKLAN from the coding sequence ATGGGAAGTACGCAAACAGCAACGTTCGGCGGCGGCTGTTTCTGGTGTGTCGAAGCTGCGTTCAAGGAACTCGACGGCATCAGCGAGGTTACGTCGGGATACGCCGGCGGCGAAGTCGAGAGTCCGACATACGAACAGGTTTGCTCGGGAAACACTGGCCACGCTGAAGTCGTACAAATCGAATACGACCCGGCTATCGTCGGATACGATGAACTACTGGAAGTGTTCTTCGCCGTCCACGACCCGACACAACTCAACCGTCAGGGTCCGGACGTTGGGACGCAGTACCGCTCTATCGTTCTCACTCATGACGAGGACCAAAAGCGACAGGCAGCAGCCTACATCGAGGTACTCGACGAGGAGTACGACGACGAGGTCGTGACCGAGTTAGCTCCGTTAGAGACGTTCTACGAAGCCGAACAGTACCACCAGGATTACTTCGAGAAGAATCCCAACGACGCGTACTGTCAGTTCCACGCGAGTCCGAAGGTCGAAAAAGTCCGTGAGAAGTTCGCGGAGAAACTCGCCAACTGA
- a CDS encoding ParA family protein, which produces MSRAVSVSLQKGGVGKTTIAINLADALAVRENDVLLVDLDQQGNATEGVGMKDAYESADPNIGDVLTDDDPIDVKEVIHDREHFDVLPAHVDLDDIEDRVRNSTFGVLWVRRRIVDPLLDGEYDYLVIDSPPSLGPLSDAALIGTGNVVVPLLMSEPSVSGFERMFEQQIAPIRREVDLDILAIVPNDLTGNNEERRIIRDLESSPFEKFIPRFAQSDLFDDPESKGPGIRHRIAFSRAWRDGKTLREYDPTSDMLDRLDELAEIVEQGGRDDA; this is translated from the coding sequence ATGTCGCGAGCGGTGAGCGTCTCACTCCAGAAAGGCGGCGTCGGGAAGACGACGATTGCGATTAATCTCGCGGACGCGCTCGCAGTGCGCGAAAACGACGTCCTTCTCGTCGACCTCGACCAACAGGGGAACGCAACCGAAGGCGTCGGAATGAAAGACGCCTACGAGTCGGCGGACCCAAACATCGGTGACGTGTTGACTGACGACGACCCAATCGACGTGAAAGAGGTGATACACGACCGCGAGCACTTTGACGTGCTGCCAGCGCATGTCGACCTCGACGATATCGAAGACCGGGTTCGAAACTCGACGTTCGGAGTACTCTGGGTCCGCCGCCGAATCGTCGACCCGCTGCTCGACGGCGAGTACGACTACCTCGTCATCGACTCGCCACCGAGCCTCGGGCCGCTCTCCGATGCAGCACTCATCGGCACCGGAAACGTCGTGGTACCACTGCTAATGAGCGAACCGAGCGTAAGCGGGTTCGAGCGTATGTTCGAACAACAAATCGCACCGATTCGTCGCGAGGTCGACTTGGATATTCTAGCAATCGTCCCTAACGACCTCACCGGAAACAACGAAGAGCGACGAATCATCCGCGATCTCGAATCGTCACCATTCGAGAAGTTCATCCCTCGGTTTGCACAGTCGGACCTGTTCGACGATCCCGAATCGAAAGGACCGGGAATCCGGCACCGAATCGCCTTCAGTCGCGCATGGCGCGACGGAAAAACGCTCCGTGAGTACGACCCCACGAGCGACATGCTCGACCGACTCGACGAACTCGCGGAAATCGTCGAACAGGGTGGCCGAGACGATGCCTAA
- a CDS encoding orc1/cdc6 family replication initiation protein, whose protein sequence is MPLFERDTEIYRDRDALREDYQPEELVGRDEELRTFQAALQPVINGEQPNNIFLYGKTGVGKTAASRYLLGHLREDASHYDDIHLTVVFLNCDGLTSSYQIATRLVNEFRSESNQISTTGYPLGSVYEMLWQELDECGGTIIIVLDEIDHVNDDSILYQLPRARANGNLDVAKVGLIGISNDFSFRDDLSPKVKSSLCEQEIHFPAYNAKNLRAILEQRAKVAFREGVLADEVIPLCAAYGAKDAGDARQSIDLLMKAGDLARDDDTDRIQEEHVKRGRRALERGRIKEGINGLTEHGHLVLYSLLTLELEDETPIRSRDVRPRYTRFTELANRDPLVPRRMRDHLSELAMLGIVSVTERNEGRRGGTYREYALDMDVSLIISAMRDTIELVGVHETVEPYLEGDKASTLDDFI, encoded by the coding sequence ATGCCCCTGTTCGAGCGGGATACCGAGATCTATCGGGACCGGGACGCTCTTCGTGAGGACTACCAACCCGAGGAACTCGTGGGGCGTGACGAGGAACTCCGTACCTTTCAGGCAGCTCTTCAACCGGTTATCAACGGTGAACAGCCGAACAACATCTTCCTTTACGGGAAAACCGGTGTGGGGAAGACTGCCGCGTCGCGGTACTTGCTCGGCCACCTCCGCGAGGATGCGAGTCACTACGACGACATCCATCTCACCGTCGTCTTCTTGAACTGTGACGGACTCACGAGTTCGTATCAAATCGCGACCCGTCTCGTCAACGAGTTCCGGTCCGAGTCGAATCAGATTAGCACGACGGGCTACCCCCTCGGCTCGGTCTACGAGATGCTCTGGCAGGAACTCGACGAGTGCGGTGGGACTATCATTATCGTCCTCGACGAGATCGACCACGTTAACGACGATAGCATTCTTTACCAACTCCCTCGCGCACGCGCGAATGGAAACCTAGACGTGGCCAAGGTCGGACTCATCGGTATCTCAAACGACTTTTCCTTTCGCGACGACCTCTCTCCAAAGGTCAAAAGCTCGCTGTGCGAGCAGGAAATTCACTTCCCGGCCTACAACGCCAAAAACCTCCGTGCAATTCTCGAACAACGGGCCAAAGTCGCGTTCCGTGAGGGCGTCCTCGCAGACGAGGTGATTCCGCTGTGTGCTGCCTACGGCGCGAAAGACGCCGGTGACGCTCGCCAGTCTATTGACCTGCTGATGAAGGCCGGTGACCTAGCCCGCGACGACGACACGGATCGTATCCAAGAAGAACACGTCAAACGCGGTCGACGAGCCCTCGAGCGTGGTCGAATCAAGGAGGGAATCAACGGACTTACCGAGCACGGACACTTGGTACTGTACTCTTTGTTGACGCTCGAATTGGAGGATGAAACGCCGATTCGATCACGAGACGTTCGGCCGCGATACACGCGGTTTACTGAACTCGCCAACCGAGACCCACTTGTCCCGCGTCGGATGCGAGACCACTTAAGCGAGCTCGCGATGCTCGGTATCGTCTCCGTTACAGAGCGCAACGAGGGTCGACGTGGAGGTACGTACCGCGAGTACGCTCTCGACATGGATGTTAGCCTCATCATTTCGGCGATGCGTGACACGATCGAACTCGTCGGTGTCCACGAGACGGTCGAACCCTATCTCGAGGGTGACAAAGCGAGTACGCTCGACGACTTCATTTAG
- a CDS encoding alcohol dehydrogenase catalytic domain-containing protein, which produces MRVAAFSDFTGPNSISIIDRPIPEPDRHEAVVEVEACAINRHDLWILEGDSAVIDTSDLPFVSGLDLAGTVQNIGEDVTGVESGDRVVLCPNVTCGTCRYCREGPENLCENHSLYHGGLAEAARVQADRLVPLPDSVSTVEAAALPTAYMTAYHMLRRLETGPTDLVFIPGVTGGVGVAGVQLVASLGAHSIGTSSSQVKLDRLKSLGLDYAIKSTDPNEIEDAVTNIGSVDGVLNHLGGEYTQLGLDVLRRDGRMAVCGRTAGNKSVIDIPDLFLGHKRVIGSTMGTQRDLETLIGLVASGSLTPEIDETYSLEDTEAAFVAMQDRESVGKLVVTP; this is translated from the coding sequence ATGCGTGTCGCAGCTTTCAGCGATTTCACTGGCCCAAATAGCATTTCGATTATCGATCGGCCAATACCTGAACCCGATAGACATGAGGCTGTGGTCGAAGTCGAGGCGTGTGCGATCAATCGTCACGACCTCTGGATTCTCGAAGGTGATTCAGCGGTGATAGATACGAGCGACCTGCCGTTCGTTAGTGGTCTTGACCTCGCAGGAACTGTCCAGAACATCGGTGAAGACGTTACTGGCGTCGAGTCCGGTGACCGTGTAGTACTCTGCCCGAACGTAACGTGCGGGACATGTCGCTACTGTCGGGAGGGTCCGGAAAATCTCTGTGAAAATCACTCGCTCTATCACGGAGGACTTGCCGAGGCTGCCCGGGTACAGGCTGACCGTCTCGTCCCCCTTCCGGATTCCGTGAGTACGGTTGAAGCGGCCGCTCTGCCGACAGCCTACATGACCGCGTACCATATGCTTCGCCGACTAGAAACCGGACCGACTGACCTCGTGTTTATTCCCGGTGTGACTGGAGGTGTCGGGGTCGCCGGTGTGCAACTCGTAGCCTCCCTTGGTGCCCACAGCATCGGGACGTCTTCGTCTCAAGTAAAACTCGACCGCCTCAAATCGCTCGGCCTTGACTACGCAATCAAAAGCACTGACCCAAACGAGATTGAGGATGCGGTCACTAACATCGGCTCGGTTGACGGTGTGCTTAACCACCTCGGAGGAGAGTACACCCAGCTTGGGTTGGATGTATTGCGTCGTGATGGCCGGATGGCGGTCTGCGGGCGGACAGCTGGTAATAAATCTGTAATCGACATCCCTGATCTATTCCTCGGCCACAAACGCGTCATCGGGAGTACAATGGGAACGCAGCGTGACTTGGAGACCCTGATAGGACTGGTTGCATCCGGTTCTCTCACACCGGAGATCGACGAAACCTACTCGCTTGAGGATACTGAAGCGGCGTTCGTGGCGATGCAGGACCGCGAGAGCGTCGGAAAGCTCGTTGTCACCCCCTAG
- a CDS encoding SDR family oxidoreductase, with the protein MPLSRRGDSKDIADWIAYLVNRDVKWTTGQIISVDSGLSVTYG; encoded by the coding sequence ATTCCGTTATCACGACGCGGTGATTCAAAAGACATAGCAGACTGGATCGCTTACTTAGTGAACCGTGATGTCAAGTGGACGACTGGTCAAATCATTTCTGTTGATAGTGGACTGAGCGTCACGTATGGGTAA
- the eif1A gene encoding translation initiation factor eIF-1A: MSENQGRRNLRMPNDNELFAVVTEHNGGNHVRIRCEDGENRMGRIPGRMKYRTWINEGDVVLVEPWDWQDEKANIEWRYTGEDADQLRREGHIQ; this comes from the coding sequence GTGAGTGAAAATCAAGGGCGTCGAAATCTTCGAATGCCCAACGACAACGAACTGTTCGCAGTCGTCACTGAGCACAACGGTGGTAATCACGTTCGAATCCGCTGTGAGGACGGAGAGAACCGAATGGGACGCATTCCCGGCCGGATGAAATACCGAACGTGGATTAACGAGGGCGACGTCGTGCTCGTCGAACCATGGGACTGGCAGGACGAGAAAGCCAACATCGAATGGCGCTACACCGGCGAAGACGCGGACCAACTCCGACGCGAAGGCCACATCCAGTAA
- a CDS encoding NAD(P)-dependent alcohol dehydrogenase: MHVVELTEPRNFEHSKRPRPTPNSGEVLVQIRHVGICGSDVHYFEHGRIGDYVVESPLILGHESAGEVVEVGSGVDHLSPGDRVSLEPGIPCGECARCRAGTYNLCPDVVFMATPPDDGAFAEFVSWDADFAYRLPEPVSTRAGALCEPLSVGIHATRRGEIGLGDTVLVTGAGPIGMMVLKAARAAGASDVLVSDVVPSKLDRARNAGAATTVNVADEDLTDAVAAFTDGEGVDVVVEASGAAAAIASTTEVVRRGGTIVCIGLSQNDDIPIATNELVDKELDLRGSFRFRNTYHTAISLLEQGAIEVEDIIDFEMSMRDLTAAFERAQEPDVCKGMVELPSE; encoded by the coding sequence ATGCACGTCGTCGAATTAACCGAACCCAGGAACTTCGAGCACAGCAAACGTCCACGGCCTACCCCAAATTCGGGCGAGGTACTCGTCCAAATCAGACACGTCGGTATCTGCGGCTCGGACGTACACTACTTCGAGCACGGCCGTATCGGCGACTACGTCGTCGAATCACCGCTCATCTTAGGCCACGAGAGCGCCGGCGAAGTGGTCGAAGTTGGAAGCGGCGTCGACCATCTCAGCCCCGGCGACCGTGTTTCCCTCGAACCCGGAATCCCCTGCGGTGAGTGCGCCCGATGCCGCGCGGGGACGTACAACCTCTGTCCTGACGTGGTGTTTATGGCCACACCGCCGGACGACGGTGCATTCGCGGAGTTCGTCTCGTGGGATGCTGATTTCGCTTATCGGCTCCCGGAACCTGTGTCAACGCGTGCCGGCGCACTCTGTGAACCACTCAGCGTTGGCATCCATGCGACCCGGCGAGGCGAAATCGGTCTCGGAGATACTGTTCTCGTCACCGGTGCTGGTCCTATCGGGATGATGGTACTCAAAGCGGCCCGCGCGGCTGGTGCCAGCGATGTCCTCGTTTCCGATGTCGTCCCGTCGAAACTCGACCGCGCGCGAAACGCAGGTGCAGCAACCACGGTAAACGTCGCCGACGAAGACCTGACGGACGCAGTAGCAGCGTTCACTGACGGCGAAGGCGTCGATGTCGTTGTCGAGGCATCCGGTGCAGCGGCGGCTATCGCCTCGACTACCGAGGTGGTTCGACGGGGTGGGACGATTGTCTGTATCGGACTCTCTCAGAACGACGATATCCCAATCGCGACCAACGAACTCGTCGACAAGGAACTCGACCTCCGTGGGTCGTTCAGATTCAGGAACACGTACCACACTGCTATTTCGCTTCTCGAACAGGGAGCTATCGAGGTCGAAGATATCATCGACTTCGAGATGTCGATGCGTGACCTCACCGCCGCGTTCGAACGGGCGCAAGAACCCGACGTGTGTAAGGGAATGGTGGAACTCCCCTCTGAGTGA
- a CDS encoding YbaK/EbsC family protein yields MHPTARQFATQVQEAHGFEAAIEEFPEGTKTASDAAAAIGCDVAQIVKSIVMRVGDETVIVLTSGANRVDEAALGAEFGVEADAVQSAGASEVKRATGWSIGGVPPTCHATECPVLADPTFDTFEEIWAAAGTPEAVFRLTPSALRTLSDPRFVDVFE; encoded by the coding sequence ATGCATCCCACGGCGCGACAGTTCGCCACGCAAGTACAGGAGGCCCACGGCTTCGAAGCGGCCATCGAAGAGTTCCCTGAAGGAACGAAGACGGCGAGCGATGCGGCGGCAGCAATCGGGTGCGACGTTGCGCAAATCGTCAAGAGCATCGTGATGCGCGTCGGCGACGAGACAGTGATTGTCCTCACGAGCGGAGCCAATCGCGTCGATGAAGCCGCGTTAGGTGCCGAGTTCGGCGTCGAGGCGGATGCAGTCCAAAGCGCGGGTGCATCCGAGGTGAAACGCGCGACTGGTTGGAGCATCGGCGGCGTGCCACCCACCTGTCACGCAACTGAGTGCCCCGTACTCGCCGATCCGACGTTCGACACATTCGAAGAGATATGGGCCGCCGCGGGGACTCCAGAAGCGGTATTTCGGCTCACACCATCGGCGTTGCGAACGCTTTCTGACCCCCGCTTCGTCGACGTGTTTGAGTGA
- a CDS encoding type IV pilin: MNIKRIFTESRAVSPVIGVILMVAITVILAAVIGTFVLGLGDQVGNSAPQASFSFDYDGAETVTITHESGDPIDADRVSVTGDGVDSSATVSWTDDTINAGDSADVTTSSNPLTGGETIRVIWTSESGSTSATLQKWTYTA, from the coding sequence ATGAACATCAAGAGAATCTTCACAGAGTCACGTGCAGTTTCGCCGGTCATCGGGGTCATCCTGATGGTCGCGATTACCGTCATCCTCGCCGCCGTCATTGGGACGTTCGTCCTTGGTCTCGGCGACCAAGTCGGCAACTCGGCACCGCAGGCGAGTTTCAGCTTCGACTACGACGGAGCAGAAACGGTGACAATCACCCACGAGAGTGGTGACCCTATCGATGCAGACCGAGTCTCGGTTACCGGTGACGGCGTCGACTCGAGTGCTACAGTCTCGTGGACAGACGATACAATCAATGCCGGTGACAGCGCAGATGTTACGACCTCCAGCAACCCGTTAACTGGTGGCGAAACCATCCGCGTCATCTGGACCTCCGAGTCAGGTTCCACCTCTGCAACCCTGCAGAAGTGGACCTACACCGCCTAA